The following are encoded in a window of Maridesulfovibrio ferrireducens genomic DNA:
- a CDS encoding HD domain-containing protein yields MSEPFKDAVGICKTIMRNGYDAYIISERLQKLTIDDKGKEITLDISTELDFKGLSKFFPNVQVAGKDEITAILTEGETTFNFYMSDTSNSSHPEECVSRMTPRLLKALEKKNEIPMSSACPYIPKARDSYEGFAELSTGQVCFLGIPDQTLKKDYLMGIRALRFAANYNLPIESNTKASIIRACKRILDYVPIPEIMDEWRKVEAENMYTFISLLFETMLLHGLIPEIAALSRFTQIKNSKTGETETVFNHTLDVMRLYPEELPYDWFGVAACLFHDVGKVYTAEEVDGEWQFLQHHRVGAKVTRKILTRLNFPQEDVDLICDMVRNHMRFHFMLTDKGIRKFKAIDEYPRLIEMVRADIKARGSQYKEFNHNIKMLERADIPEEALDPFLNGNEIMQHTGLNPGPVVGIIRESLLTAQISGDVCTMEEAIEYVKYQADKEKLL; encoded by the coding sequence ATGAGCGAACCCTTTAAAGACGCGGTTGGAATTTGTAAAACCATTATGCGCAATGGCTATGACGCCTACATTATCAGCGAAAGGCTTCAAAAGCTTACCATTGACGATAAAGGTAAAGAAATAACCCTTGATATTTCCACCGAGCTTGATTTCAAAGGTCTGAGCAAATTTTTTCCAAATGTTCAGGTCGCAGGAAAAGATGAAATAACAGCGATTCTGACAGAAGGAGAAACCACCTTCAATTTCTACATGTCGGATACCAGCAACTCTTCACATCCCGAAGAGTGTGTTTCCCGCATGACCCCGAGACTGCTTAAGGCTCTGGAAAAGAAGAATGAAATTCCAATGTCTTCCGCCTGTCCTTACATCCCTAAAGCAAGAGATTCTTATGAAGGATTTGCTGAACTCAGCACCGGGCAAGTTTGCTTTCTCGGAATTCCTGACCAGACTCTAAAAAAAGACTACCTCATGGGAATTAGAGCGCTGCGTTTTGCTGCCAACTATAATCTTCCCATTGAAAGCAACACCAAAGCTTCCATCATCAGAGCTTGTAAACGAATTCTCGACTATGTTCCCATCCCTGAAATTATGGATGAATGGCGCAAAGTCGAAGCAGAAAATATGTACACCTTTATTTCTCTGCTTTTCGAAACAATGCTTCTGCACGGACTAATCCCTGAAATTGCTGCTCTCTCTCGCTTTACACAGATTAAAAACAGCAAAACAGGTGAAACTGAAACCGTATTCAATCACACACTTGATGTAATGCGCCTCTACCCTGAAGAACTTCCGTATGACTGGTTTGGCGTGGCAGCATGCCTTTTCCACGATGTCGGTAAAGTTTACACTGCGGAAGAAGTGGACGGAGAATGGCAGTTCCTACAGCATCACCGCGTTGGAGCTAAAGTTACCAGAAAGATTCTTACCCGCCTCAACTTCCCACAGGAAGATGTAGATCTTATCTGCGACATGGTTCGCAATCACATGCGTTTCCATTTCATGCTGACTGATAAGGGTATCAGAAAATTCAAGGCAATTGACGAATACCCCCGTCTCATCGAAATGGTTCGTGCTGACATCAAAGCGCGCGGATCACAGTACAAAGAATTCAATCACAATATCAAAATGCTTGAACGTGCTGATATTCCAGAAGAAGCGCTCGATCCTTTCCTTAACGGAAATGAAATCATGCAGCACACCGGCCTGAACCCCGGTCCAGTTGTAGGTATCATCCGCGAATCTCTGCTCACAGCGCAGATTTCCGGAGATGTTTGCACAATGGAAGAAGCTATCGAGTATGTAAAATATCAGGCAGATAAAGAAAAACTTCTTTAA
- a CDS encoding amidohydrolase family protein yields the protein MKSGESLIHDFALIHNGTEILETGTWSSIKNHFSGDVTDLGDVTIVPGLINAHVHLELSHLEGKTVQGQGFLSWITSLLKNPTYKIETDAINKALSGMLESGTVFCADISTCNCSKMSELMNESGIGFYSFCEAIGQKIPKSGASFFPDKVYPRGKTAGAGHAPHSTCGELLIAVKKADSAAKRPFSIHLAENEEEDEIVGQGTGPFAEMLRKAGILSDCGSKGLSPVEYIHSLGILDESTLAIHCVKVSESDIKILADTGTNVCLCPRSNEFIGEGRAPWEKIINSGINTCLGTDSIASNHDLNMWNELEYLLKEIHIKLTSQQALSMITKNGAKSLMIEDLYGSLEVGKRPVFATVPSHLKNLLFQ from the coding sequence ATGAAATCCGGAGAAAGTCTTATCCACGACTTTGCTCTGATCCACAACGGAACCGAGATTCTGGAAACGGGAACATGGTCTTCTATTAAAAACCATTTTTCCGGCGACGTAACCGACCTCGGAGATGTGACTATTGTTCCCGGCCTTATCAATGCACACGTTCACCTTGAGCTTTCCCATCTCGAAGGAAAAACTGTTCAGGGTCAAGGGTTTCTGTCCTGGATTACATCGCTACTGAAAAACCCCACTTACAAGATTGAAACAGATGCCATCAATAAGGCTTTGTCCGGCATGCTTGAAAGCGGAACAGTTTTTTGTGCGGATATCTCTACCTGCAACTGTTCAAAAATGTCTGAACTGATGAACGAATCCGGGATTGGTTTTTACAGTTTCTGCGAAGCTATAGGCCAGAAAATTCCAAAATCAGGTGCATCTTTTTTTCCTGACAAGGTTTATCCGCGGGGCAAGACAGCCGGAGCAGGACACGCTCCCCACTCAACTTGTGGAGAGCTTTTAATCGCGGTAAAAAAAGCTGATTCTGCGGCAAAACGCCCCTTCTCAATTCATTTGGCAGAAAATGAAGAAGAAGACGAAATCGTAGGGCAGGGAACCGGACCTTTCGCCGAAATGCTCCGAAAAGCCGGGATACTCTCTGATTGCGGAAGCAAGGGGCTGTCCCCTGTAGAATACATTCATTCACTTGGAATACTTGATGAATCTACCCTTGCGATTCATTGCGTAAAAGTTTCTGAAAGTGATATAAAAATTTTAGCAGACACCGGAACCAACGTCTGCCTGTGTCCACGCAGCAATGAATTCATCGGCGAAGGTCGCGCTCCGTGGGAAAAGATCATTAATTCAGGTATTAACACATGCCTTGGCACTGACAGTATTGCATCCAACCACGATCTTAATATGTGGAATGAATTGGAATATCTGTTAAAAGAGATCCATATAAAGCTTACATCGCAGCAAGCTTTATCAATGATCACTAAAAACGGTGCCAAATCATTAATGATAGAAGATTTATACGGATCTCTCGAAGTTGGTAAAAGGCCGGTCTTTGCGACCGTCCCCTCCCATCTTAAGAATCTTTTATTTCAATAA
- the sppA gene encoding signal peptide peptidase SppA yields the protein MKKIFLLILLATTLICGCQPKMSLFPDGTDPLLEKTIQGEAADKVLVISIDGTISDRAKRGLFAARPSLVQEVSSRLKLAEKDDAIKAVVLKINSPGGSVTASDVLYNELMLFKKKTGAKIVVSMMDVAASGGYYVSLPADEIMAHPTTLTGSIGVIFIRPKFDGLMDKIGVSVEVSKSGRNKDMGFPFKPDTPEQKEIINKIITNYANRFKTLVQKHRSVSKTNMEQVSTAQIFSADGAKKVGLVDSIGYVPDAVAKACELAGIPQNAKVITYKRKTYPNDTLYNSASSQAVAPALINIDAGHLLPPKAGFHYLWYPAAE from the coding sequence ATGAAAAAAATATTTCTTTTGATACTGCTGGCTACAACCCTGATTTGCGGTTGTCAGCCCAAAATGAGCTTGTTTCCTGACGGCACTGATCCATTGCTGGAAAAGACCATCCAAGGCGAAGCTGCCGATAAAGTTCTAGTCATCTCAATCGACGGAACAATATCTGATCGAGCTAAAAGAGGACTTTTCGCTGCAAGGCCCAGTCTGGTGCAGGAAGTTTCCTCGCGCCTGAAACTCGCAGAAAAAGACGATGCCATCAAAGCTGTGGTGCTCAAGATCAATTCTCCGGGGGGCTCGGTCACAGCAAGCGATGTCCTGTACAATGAACTCATGCTGTTTAAGAAAAAAACCGGTGCAAAAATTGTTGTATCAATGATGGATGTAGCGGCTTCCGGCGGATACTATGTCAGCCTTCCTGCCGATGAGATCATGGCGCATCCGACAACTTTGACGGGGTCAATCGGAGTTATTTTCATACGCCCCAAATTTGATGGACTAATGGATAAAATCGGCGTTTCTGTTGAGGTCTCCAAATCAGGCCGCAATAAAGATATGGGATTCCCTTTTAAACCGGATACTCCTGAGCAGAAAGAAATTATAAATAAAATTATCACCAATTACGCGAACAGATTTAAGACCCTTGTTCAAAAGCACCGCTCTGTATCAAAAACAAATATGGAACAAGTCTCCACGGCACAGATTTTCAGTGCTGACGGCGCGAAAAAAGTCGGCCTTGTAGACAGCATAGGCTATGTTCCCGACGCGGTAGCAAAAGCCTGCGAACTTGCCGGAATTCCACAAAATGCAAAGGTTATAACTTACAAACGTAAAACATATCCTAATGACACTTTGTACAACTCCGCATCATCTCAAGCTGTTGCGCCTGCTCTTATAAATATTGATGCCGGACATCTTCTGCCGCCTAAAGCCGGCTTTCATTATCTATGGTATCCAGCCGCAGAATAG
- a CDS encoding zinc dependent phospholipase C family protein — translation MKKTVLILFITSLAILGFAATSFAWGPGIHMAIGNAVIARPELLPASIARLLLANAPIFLYGCLSADIFIGKGSKAKKKHSHNWQTGFALFDAAKDPHLKAYALGYLSHLAADIVAHNYYVPNLMKQAPSSGKLSHVYIEMLADDQANWSVQQAARLFKHSNQDADLNLREYMDSKKLSFFLKKRVFRQTIGLLEYKSINASLNFSKKVIPAYQAEYLQSILDYSYRLVVNMLNDPHNATALKFDPIGSDHLALAKADNNWRHSLKRTLPFIPRFEVDEIITELPKCEGTECLLKTSHLKHLRLHG, via the coding sequence ATGAAAAAAACAGTTCTGATTTTATTTATTACTTCGCTGGCTATTCTGGGTTTTGCCGCAACCTCTTTTGCATGGGGACCGGGAATTCACATGGCGATAGGTAATGCTGTAATTGCCCGCCCGGAACTTCTTCCTGCCTCCATTGCAAGGTTGCTTCTCGCAAATGCACCCATCTTTTTATATGGATGTTTGAGTGCTGATATATTTATCGGCAAAGGAAGCAAGGCCAAAAAGAAACACAGCCACAACTGGCAGACGGGATTCGCACTGTTTGACGCTGCCAAAGATCCACACCTTAAAGCATACGCCCTAGGCTACCTGTCACACCTTGCGGCAGACATTGTTGCTCACAACTATTATGTACCCAACCTTATGAAGCAGGCTCCATCCAGCGGAAAGCTGAGCCATGTTTATATTGAAATGCTCGCAGACGATCAGGCGAACTGGTCAGTGCAGCAAGCGGCAAGGCTGTTCAAGCACTCCAATCAGGATGCAGACCTGAATCTTCGTGAATACATGGATTCTAAGAAACTAAGCTTTTTCCTTAAAAAAAGAGTCTTCCGCCAAACCATAGGATTACTGGAATATAAATCCATTAATGCCTCTCTTAATTTTTCAAAAAAAGTCATTCCAGCGTATCAGGCTGAATACCTTCAATCCATACTGGACTATTCATATAGACTGGTTGTGAACATGCTTAACGATCCTCATAATGCCACCGCACTGAAATTTGACCCCATCGGCAGTGACCACCTGGCTCTTGCCAAGGCTGATAATAACTGGCGCCATTCCCTTAAACGGACGCTCCCCTTCATACCCAGATTTGAGGTGGATGAGATTATTACCGAACTTCCGAAATGCGAAGGGACTGAGTGCCTGCTTAAGACTTCTCATTTGAAACATTTGCGGTTACATGGATAG
- a CDS encoding aspartate carbamoyltransferase catalytic subunit, whose translation MEWRHKDLLDITQLSKEDVWHIFETATYFQEINSRPVKKVPTLKGHSVVLFFAEPSTRTKTSFDMAGKRLSCDTFSLAKSSSSLTKGETLKDTALTLEAMNIDGIVIRHWASGAAAFLAERLDCSVINAGDGRHAHPTQALLDGFTLYQEWGALEGKTVLILGDIAHSRVARSNVIMLTMMGAKVRFCAPRTLLPPNIKSWPVEVYSNVNEASKGVDAIMCLRLQLERQQAGLLPDVREYSRYFGLGPKQVELASPNVKILHPGPMNRGVEIDSALADSTSSLVLDQVASGVAVRMALLYLYLTRKK comes from the coding sequence ATGGAGTGGCGACACAAAGACCTGCTGGATATTACACAACTCTCGAAAGAGGACGTGTGGCACATTTTCGAAACAGCTACATACTTTCAAGAAATTAATTCCCGCCCGGTAAAAAAAGTACCGACATTAAAAGGCCATAGCGTGGTCCTTTTTTTTGCCGAACCAAGTACCAGAACTAAAACTTCTTTTGATATGGCAGGGAAAAGACTTTCCTGCGATACTTTCTCCCTTGCCAAAAGCTCAAGCAGCTTAACCAAAGGCGAAACACTTAAAGATACAGCTCTGACTCTGGAGGCCATGAACATTGACGGGATTGTTATCCGTCACTGGGCCAGCGGCGCCGCGGCTTTCCTTGCCGAAAGGCTTGATTGCAGCGTGATCAATGCCGGAGACGGCAGACACGCCCACCCTACCCAAGCTCTGCTGGACGGCTTTACGCTCTATCAGGAATGGGGCGCACTGGAAGGTAAAACAGTGCTCATTCTGGGAGATATCGCGCATAGCAGAGTTGCCAGATCAAATGTCATTATGCTCACCATGATGGGAGCTAAAGTCAGATTTTGCGCTCCTAGAACTCTTCTTCCACCAAACATCAAAAGCTGGCCCGTAGAAGTCTATTCAAATGTAAACGAGGCTTCTAAAGGCGTTGATGCTATCATGTGTCTGCGACTGCAGCTTGAAAGACAGCAGGCCGGACTTCTTCCTGATGTGCGGGAATACTCACGCTATTTCGGACTCGGGCCAAAACAAGTGGAACTAGCTTCACCAAATGTAAAAATACTGCACCCCGGACCGATGAACCGCGGCGTTGAAATAGACTCAGCACTGGCCGACTCAACTTCGAGCCTTGTACTTGATCAAGTTGCAAGCGGTGTCGCCGTGCGTATGGCTCTTCTTTATCTCTATCTTACTCGCAAGAAATAA
- the cls gene encoding cardiolipin synthase, whose product MEWNLLFWHFAIVCGFLLAAVLVMSILRKQRTSSAAFAWLMVIFFAPYIGVPLYLALGGRKLKRDARTKENIHLVGQETLPLEKADPIDALLREYDIPGATCGNKVRLCQDGVETYNELVNLIDTAEHQILITTFILSRDEIGKAIVDKLAKKAASGVTVRLLLDDIGSLFTSRRFLAPILQNGGKVAYFMPVLRAPFHGRTNLRNHRKIAIADQKLVLAGGTNIAKEYIGPTPFKDRWTDLSFVLKGPAVRHYLEVFQSDWEFAAHETVNIIPPCLKGSAISGEGVVQVVPSGPDVPKDPVHDALLTAAYTAEKRLWIVTPYYVPDEALAQALRLAAQRGVDLRVLVPAKSNHKLADLARGTHLRELAECGGKIINYPHMVHAKVVVVDDRLAVVGSANMDMRSLFLNYEIVMFSYSKAEIKPVHDWVEGLMKEGTQGVNQVGPVRDTAEGIARLIAPLL is encoded by the coding sequence ATGGAATGGAATTTACTTTTCTGGCATTTTGCTATCGTTTGCGGTTTTTTGCTTGCCGCAGTTCTTGTAATGTCCATTCTGCGCAAACAAAGGACCTCATCCGCAGCATTTGCGTGGCTGATGGTTATCTTTTTCGCTCCTTATATAGGTGTTCCGCTCTACCTTGCTTTGGGTGGTCGCAAGCTTAAACGAGATGCTCGCACCAAAGAAAACATCCATCTAGTCGGACAGGAAACCCTCCCTCTGGAAAAGGCTGATCCCATCGATGCTCTTCTGCGCGAATATGATATTCCCGGAGCAACCTGCGGTAATAAAGTCCGGCTTTGCCAAGACGGAGTTGAAACTTACAACGAACTGGTTAATCTGATCGACACAGCCGAACACCAAATTCTGATCACAACTTTCATTCTTTCCCGCGATGAAATAGGAAAAGCAATTGTAGACAAACTGGCAAAAAAAGCAGCAAGCGGCGTTACAGTACGACTGCTGCTCGATGATATAGGATCGCTCTTCACCTCCAGAAGATTTCTGGCTCCCATACTTCAAAACGGCGGTAAGGTCGCCTATTTCATGCCTGTTTTACGAGCTCCTTTTCATGGACGAACCAATCTGCGCAATCATCGCAAAATAGCCATTGCCGATCAGAAACTTGTTCTCGCCGGCGGAACAAATATAGCCAAAGAATATATCGGTCCCACTCCTTTTAAAGACCGCTGGACAGATCTTTCCTTTGTCCTGAAAGGCCCTGCGGTACGCCATTATTTAGAAGTATTCCAATCTGACTGGGAATTTGCCGCACATGAAACAGTTAATATCATCCCTCCCTGCCTGAAAGGTTCCGCCATCAGCGGAGAAGGAGTTGTACAGGTGGTGCCATCAGGGCCGGACGTTCCTAAAGACCCTGTTCATGACGCTCTGCTCACTGCGGCTTATACTGCCGAAAAAAGACTCTGGATTGTAACCCCTTACTATGTGCCGGACGAGGCTCTTGCTCAGGCGCTTAGACTTGCCGCTCAACGTGGTGTTGATTTAAGAGTTCTGGTCCCGGCCAAGTCCAATCATAAACTTGCCGACCTTGCCCGTGGCACACATCTGCGTGAACTGGCAGAATGCGGTGGAAAAATTATCAACTACCCGCACATGGTACACGCCAAAGTTGTTGTAGTTGACGACAGACTTGCTGTTGTCGGTTCAGCAAACATGGACATGCGCAGTCTGTTTCTAAACTATGAAATAGTAATGTTCTCATATTCCAAAGCAGAAATTAAGCCTGTACATGACTGGGTCGAAGGGCTCATGAAGGAAGGAACACAGGGAGTTAATCAGGTCGGCCCAGTGCGCGACACTGCTGAAGGCATAGCCAGACTGATAGCTCCGCTTCTATAA
- a CDS encoding ATP-dependent 6-phosphofructokinase: MAKNSTEKKELLNTEIAVLGKAKIPSPLKRCYFIDDNDRTLVNLAEEDMGLTDDRTVYQEFEKSGPRAFTYFDPSKTKCAVVTCGGLCPGLNDVIRSIVLEAHYLYKVSSVLGVKFGLQGFIPKYGHDVVELTADKVANIHQFGGTMLGSSRGPQDPEEIVDALERMNISVLFMIGGDGTMRAAQKIVKEINKRNVRISIIGIPKTIDNDIGFVTKSFGFDTAVDKATEAIQSAHVESLGVVNGIGLVKLMGRESGFIAAQATLALKDVNFVLVPEHAFEFDGEYGLLRSLEKRLDERQHAVIVCAEGAGQEQCEYTGEKDASGNPILCDVCTLLIRKVKEHFKEVGKDFTLKFIDPSYIIRSVPANANDCVYCGFLGQHAVHAAMAGKTDMVVSRLQARYVHLPLDLVTLKRKKLNVKSDYWRAVLESTGQGHLRNDMEKDICQL; this comes from the coding sequence GTGGCAAAAAACTCGACCGAAAAGAAAGAATTATTAAATACCGAGATAGCTGTTCTTGGAAAGGCGAAAATACCTTCTCCTTTGAAGAGGTGCTATTTCATAGACGATAACGATAGAACTCTTGTTAATTTAGCTGAAGAAGATATGGGACTGACTGATGACAGAACTGTCTATCAGGAGTTTGAAAAATCCGGTCCACGTGCGTTCACTTATTTTGATCCTTCAAAAACAAAGTGTGCTGTTGTTACATGCGGTGGCCTTTGTCCGGGATTGAATGATGTTATCCGTTCAATTGTTCTCGAAGCTCACTATCTTTATAAAGTATCTTCCGTGCTGGGTGTCAAATTCGGTTTGCAGGGTTTTATCCCCAAATATGGGCATGATGTGGTTGAGCTTACAGCGGATAAAGTAGCAAATATTCATCAATTCGGCGGAACTATGCTCGGTTCTTCTCGCGGCCCTCAGGACCCGGAAGAGATCGTGGACGCTCTTGAACGCATGAATATCAGTGTTCTTTTTATGATCGGCGGAGACGGAACCATGCGCGCCGCTCAGAAGATTGTAAAAGAGATCAATAAGCGCAATGTTCGAATATCAATAATCGGTATTCCAAAAACCATTGATAATGATATCGGTTTCGTCACAAAATCTTTCGGTTTCGATACAGCTGTAGATAAGGCCACAGAAGCCATTCAGTCGGCTCATGTTGAATCTTTAGGCGTCGTCAATGGCATTGGCTTAGTAAAACTGATGGGGCGTGAGTCAGGCTTTATTGCGGCGCAGGCGACACTTGCCCTTAAAGATGTAAATTTCGTGCTGGTTCCCGAGCATGCCTTTGAGTTTGACGGTGAATACGGATTACTGAGATCTCTTGAGAAAAGGCTTGATGAAAGACAGCATGCCGTAATTGTGTGTGCAGAGGGAGCAGGGCAGGAACAGTGTGAATATACGGGAGAAAAGGATGCTTCCGGCAATCCTATTCTTTGCGATGTTTGTACCTTGCTCATCCGCAAAGTGAAGGAGCATTTTAAGGAAGTTGGAAAAGATTTCACCCTTAAATTTATTGATCCAAGTTATATAATTCGGTCAGTTCCAGCCAATGCAAATGACTGCGTTTATTGCGGTTTTCTAGGACAGCATGCCGTACATGCGGCAATGGCAGGAAAAACCGATATGGTGGTAAGCCGGTTACAGGCTAGGTATGTCCATTTGCCACTTGATCTTGTCACGCTGAAAAGAAAGAAATTGAATGTTAAGTCTGATTATTGGAGAGCAGTGCTTGAATCCACAGGGCAGGGGCATCTGCGTAACGATATGGAAAAGGATATTTGTCAGCTTTAG
- a CDS encoding dihydroorotase, which produces MTNPELVIRKAVWKGEEVDLLVADGKILEIIPSSDAMYEGAEVVAARGYLLMPSLTDVHTHLREPGFEYKEDIASGLKAAAHGGFSNIMCMANTSPVNDNAVITAEMQNKAHAAFPNGPRLFPIGALTKGLEAKELSSMHDLADAGCVAFSNDGVPVKNTELFRRALEYASDTGKPVIDHCEDPYLELGAGMNEGAVSSLLGLAGQPDVAEAAQVARDLLLAEYLDIHIHLAHISCRKSIDLIAWAKKRGVKVTAETCPHYLLLTEEAVEGYGTDTKVNPPLRTADDVEALLQAIREGIIDMFATDHAPHAAHEKEVEFMVAPCGISGLDSALSLTWELVASGKITFDDFIRMWTTAPCETFGLPLNSFKKGDVADFFLFAPDEEWTLSPETMHSKGKNTPFLGQTLKGRVISHFLGGKKIV; this is translated from the coding sequence ATGACCAATCCTGAACTGGTTATCCGCAAAGCGGTATGGAAAGGTGAAGAGGTCGATCTCCTCGTAGCAGACGGAAAAATACTCGAAATAATCCCTTCATCAGACGCTATGTACGAAGGAGCCGAGGTTGTCGCTGCCAGAGGATACCTGCTCATGCCGAGCCTTACGGATGTTCACACGCATCTGAGAGAACCCGGCTTTGAATATAAAGAAGATATAGCTTCGGGCCTCAAAGCCGCAGCACACGGCGGTTTTTCCAACATAATGTGTATGGCTAACACCAGCCCGGTAAATGATAATGCCGTGATCACAGCCGAAATGCAGAACAAAGCTCACGCGGCATTTCCAAACGGTCCGCGTCTTTTTCCTATCGGTGCACTGACCAAAGGACTTGAAGCCAAAGAGCTTTCATCCATGCACGACCTTGCTGATGCTGGATGCGTTGCCTTTTCAAATGACGGCGTACCCGTAAAGAATACCGAGCTTTTCCGAAGAGCTTTAGAATACGCTTCCGACACCGGAAAACCAGTAATCGATCACTGCGAAGATCCATATCTTGAACTGGGCGCAGGAATGAACGAAGGCGCAGTATCAAGCCTTCTCGGCCTTGCCGGACAGCCCGATGTTGCGGAAGCGGCGCAGGTTGCCCGCGATCTGCTTTTAGCTGAATATCTCGATATTCATATCCATCTGGCTCACATTTCCTGCCGGAAATCGATTGACCTTATCGCATGGGCCAAGAAGCGCGGCGTTAAGGTTACAGCGGAAACCTGCCCTCACTATCTGCTGCTCACTGAAGAAGCTGTGGAAGGATATGGAACGGATACAAAGGTAAATCCCCCGCTACGTACAGCAGACGATGTAGAAGCTCTCCTGCAAGCTATCCGTGAAGGCATCATCGACATGTTTGCAACCGATCATGCTCCCCATGCGGCACATGAAAAAGAAGTTGAGTTTATGGTCGCCCCTTGCGGAATCTCAGGACTTGATTCAGCCTTATCCCTGACATGGGAACTTGTTGCTTCCGGCAAAATAACATTTGATGACTTTATACGAATGTGGACCACCGCCCCTTGCGAAACTTTCGGCCTGCCGCTGAACAGTTTCAAGAAAGGTGATGTTGCCGATTTCTTCCTATTTGCCCCGGACGAAGAATGGACTCTTTCCCCTGAAACAATGCACTCTAAAGGCAAAAACACACCTTTCCTAGGCCAAACCCTGAAAGGACGGGTGATAAGTCATTTCCTTGGCGGCAAAAAAATAGTATGA
- a CDS encoding RHS repeat-associated core domain-containing protein: MNKNSKLISFGYHEYDPIIGSFITPDPLGYDGGNVDVYEYCLDNPIKFTD; the protein is encoded by the coding sequence ATCAATAAAAACTCTAAACTTATTAGCTTTGGCTATCACGAATATGACCCCATCATCGGTAGTTTCATTACCCCGGACCCGCTAGGATATGATGGCGGAAATGTGGATGTTTATGAGTATTGCCTTGATAATCCGATTAAATTTACTGATTAG